A DNA window from Pseudorasbora parva isolate DD20220531a chromosome 19, ASM2467924v1, whole genome shotgun sequence contains the following coding sequences:
- the LOC137047395 gene encoding formyl peptide receptor 2-like produces the protein MNSTASLLHYGYSEVSNHHENTTVDTEAIMKDVSIVFLTFIIFFGTIGNSVVICIAGFRMTPSVTNVWLVNLAAADLIFCLTRVLSLISSILDYWPFGVFLCKFNGFFKYANMFCSVFLLAVISVDRALCVWRPVFTRKRRTVYAARVVSLGVWIVALIISSPYFVYRQVFIGKNNLSHCSLKHKGAAEAGGNSAKYVYYCIRFVCGFLLPFLVILICYILAAVGIRRTRLSGKSRPLRILAVLVCAFFLCWAPYHVVGLVKLVNKDNKLVKVGWRMVSNLAYFNSCINPVMYFCMGLDVSRRCTQSLSGIFHRALMEESHILLQGSREEKL, from the exons ATGAATTCCACTGCATCTCTTCTCCATTATGGCTACTCTGAGGTCTCAAACCACCATGAGAACACTACAGTGGACACTGAAGCCATTATGAAAGATGTCAGCATCGTCTTCCTCACATTCATCATTTTCTTCGGCACCATTGGGAACTCTGTGGTCATCTGCATTGCCGGCTTCCGCATGACTCCCAGTGTTACTAATGTATGGCTGGTCAACCTCGCAGCAGCTGACCTGATCTTCTGCCTGACACGAGTCCTATCACTAATCTCAAGCATTCTTGACTACTGGCCTTTTGGGGTCTTTCTCTGCAAGTTCAACGGTTTCTTCaagtatgccaacatgttcTGCAGTGTTTTTCTTCTGGCTGTCATCAGTGTGGATCGAGCGCTGTGTGTCTGGCGACCAGTGTTCACCAGGAAACGACGGACAGTATATGCTGCTCGTGTGGTCAGTCTGGGAGTTTGGATTGTGGCGCTGATCATTAGTTCACCGTATTTTGTGTACCGGCAGGTCTTCATTGGAAAGAACAACCTGAGCCACTGCTCACTGAAG CACAAAGGAGCAGCAGAAGCTGGTGGCAATTCAGCAAAGTATGTCTATTACTGCATTCGTTTCGTCTGTGGATTCCTGTTGCCCTTCCTGGTCATCCTGATATGTTACATACTAGCTGCTGTTGGGATACGCAGAACGCGGCTCTCTGGCAAATCAAGGCCTCTTCGGATTCTTGCTGTATTGGTCTGTGCTTTTTTCTTATGCTGGGCCCCCTACCATGTTGTAGGTCTGGTCAAGTTGGTGAATAAAGACAACAAGTTGGTAAAAGTAGGATGGAGAATGGTTTCAAACTTAGCCTATTTCAACAGCTGCATTAACCCAGTGATGTACTTCTGCATGGGACTGGATGTTAGTCGACGCTGCACTCAAAGTTTGTCTGGGATTTTTCACAGAGCTCTAATGGAGGAAAGCCACATCTTGTTGCAGGGCTCTAGGGAAGAAAAGCTGTAA
- the LOC137047394 gene encoding formyl peptide receptor 2-like: protein MTSTATLLHYGHSEVSNHHENTTVDTEAIMKDASIVFLTFIIFFGTIGNSVVICIAGFRMTPSVTNVWLVNLAAADLIFCLTRVLSLISSILDYWPFGVFLCKFNGFFKYANMFCSVFLLAVISVDRALCVWRPVFTRKRRTVYVARVVSVGVWIVAVIFSSPYFVYRQFYLDDKNLTKCSLKPKGAAKAGGNSAKYVTFCIRFVCGFLLPFLVILISYILAAVGIRRTRLSGKSRPLRILVVLVCAFFLCWAPYHVVGLVKLVNEDNKLVKVGWSMVSNLAYFNSCINPVMYFCMGLDVSRRCTQSLSGIFHRALMEESHILLQGSREEKL from the exons ATGACTTCCACTGCAACTCTTCTCCATTATGGCCACTCTGAGGTCTCAAACCACCATGAGAACACTACAGTGGACACTGAAGCCATTATGAAAGATGCCAGCATCGTCTTTCTCACATTCATCATTTTCTTCGGCACCATTGGGAACTCTGTGGTCATCTGCATTGCTGGATTCCGCATGACTCCCAGTGTTACTAATGTATGGCTGGTCAACCTCGCAGCAGCTGACCTGATCTTCTGCCTGACACGAGTCCTATCACTAATCTCAAGCATTCTTGACTACTGGCCTTTTGGGGTCTTTCTCTGCAAGTTCAACGGTTTCTTCAAGTACGCCAACATGTTCTGCAGTGTTTTTCTTCTGGCTGTCATCAGTGTGGATCGAGCGCTGTGTGTCTGGCGACCAGTGTTCACCAGGAAACGACGGACGGTATATGTTGCTCGTGTGGTCAGTGTGGGAGTTTGGATTGTGGCGGTGATCTTTAGTTCTCCGTATTTTGTGTACCGGCAGTTCTACCTTGATGATAAAAATTTGACCAAGTGCTCACTAAAG CCCAAAGGAGCAGCAAAAGCTGGTGGCAATTCAGCAAAGTATGTCACCTTCTGCATTCGTTTCGTCTGTGGATTCCTGTTGCCCTTCCTGGTCATCCTGATAAGTTACATACTAGCTGCTGTTGGGATACGCAGAACGCGGCTCTCTGGCAAATCAAGGCCTCTTCGGATTCTTGTTGTGTTGGTCTGTGCTTTTTTCTTATGCTGGGCCCCCTACCATGTTGTAGGTCTGGTCAAGTTGGTGAATGAAGACAACAAGTTGGTAAAAGTAGGATGGAGTATGGTTTCAAACTTAGCCTATTTCAACAGCTGCATTAACCCAGTGATGTACTTCTGCATGGGACTGGATGTTAGTCGACGCTGCACTCAAAGTTTGTCTGGGATTTTTCACAGAGCTCTAATGGAGGAAAGCCACATCTTGTTGCAGGGCTCTAGGGAAGAAAAGCTGTAA